In a genomic window of Syngnathus typhle isolate RoL2023-S1 ecotype Sweden linkage group LG4, RoL_Styp_1.0, whole genome shotgun sequence:
- the LOC133152432 gene encoding uncharacterized protein LOC133152432, producing the protein MSGLENTILTRISYEYPSIDTHPDRPITLKLGFMNIRSLHTKAILVNDLITEHNLNVFGLCETWLKPNELMPLNEASPPNFVSSHVARPQKKGGGVTLILNSELSFRPRSINVFKTFEVLTFRSTALPSFYLAVIYRPPGAYSGFLDEFSEFVADLVTNADDIIIMGDFNIHMNLPSEPLTSAFQTLTDTFGFTQAVQAATHKNGNTIDLVLSRGLATSNIAVLPYTTVLSDHYLIKFEILVPCQRQESNQHYRSRHLNSMTSTALSEILSPATAIFLTYAGSIDNLTNEFSATLLNAIDSVAPLRLKTRRRVLTPWFTD; encoded by the coding sequence atgtcaggcctagagaacacaattcttactcgcatctcgtatgaatatccttcgatagatacgcacccggatcgaccaattacacttaaacttggttttatgaatattagatcgcttcatacgaaagccattctcgttaatgatctgatcacagaacataatctaaacgtttttggtctctgcgagacctggttaaaacctaatgaactgatgccgcttaatgaggcctcgcctccaaattttgtgagctcgcatgtggcgcgtcctcaaaaaaagggtgggggtgtcaccCTCATcttgaattccgagcttagttttaggcctcgttcgatcaacgtatttaaaacatttgaggttctcactttccgatccaccgctttaccgtcattttatcttgctgttatttaccgtccacccggggcttactctggcttcctggatgaattttcagaatttgtggctgatctagtaaccaatgcggatgatataattatcatgggcgatttcaacatccacatgaatttaccgtcagagccacttacttcggcgtttcagactttaactgatacgtttggttttacgcaagccgtacaggcagcaacgcataagaatggaaataccatagatctggtattatcccgaggacttgcaacctcaaatatagcagtactgccatacactactgttttgtctgatcattacttaataaagtttgaaattctagttccttgtcaaagacaagagagcaatcagcattataggagccgtcatctcaactccatgacttcaactgcgctatctgagatactgtcgccggcaaccgctatatttctcacatacgccggctctattgataatcttacaaatgaattcagtgcgacattgttaaatgccattgactctgtggcgccgttacgtctgaaaactcgccgtagagtgcttactccgtggttcacagattaa